In Bacteroidota bacterium, the DNA window AGCTTGTCTAATTGATCGGCAACAGATCGGTCATTACAAAGATGAACAACTTTATTTTGCCCACCAATTTTACCGCTGAGTTCCATGTATTTTTTAAACCCGCTCGACCTGACCGGGGTGATTTTTAAAGGCTGCAGGATATTTCCTACGATCAAGTCGTCGTAATAAATGTTCTTCTTTCGTAATAACAGATCTAGTTTTTTCCCTAATGAATGGAGGTCGTTTGATGCTTTTTCAAACTCTATAAACCACTCGTGGTAAGGGAGTTCATTGTTTTCCGGGTTTACCTGCGGAGCCACGGTAAACTCAATGATTTGGATATTTTCTATTTGGGCCATCTCCTCAATTGCGCTTTCAACTTCTTCGGCTATTACATGTTCTCCAAAAGCAGAAATAAAATGGTTAATTCTTCCGGTAACTACTATTTTATAGGGGTTTAGCGAGGTGAATTTGATCGTGTCACCTATTAGATAACCCCAAAATCCGGCATTTGAATTTACGACAAGCGCATAGTTTTTATTCAGTTCTACATTTTCTATACAGATTCTATTTGGGAATGTTGACATGGATTCTTCCGCAGGTATAAACTCGTAAAAAATGTTTTCGTTGAGCAATAAGAGGAGGTCTTTTTCTTTAAGACTGTTCTGGTAGGCAAAAAATCCTTCGGAAGCGGGATACACTTCAAGGAAGTCAACATTTGGACCAATGAGTTTTTTAAATGTCTTTTTATACGGATTGAAATTGACACCGCCAAAGACGATTAATTGAAGTGCCGGAAATACTTCTTTGATGGTTTTTTTACCGGATCGTTCTAAAACTTTCATGAAATACATTTGAAGCCATGGAGGAATCCCACCGATTAAGGTCATATTCTCATCAATCGTTTCTTCTACCACAGCATCCACTTTTTCCTCCCAATCATCTATACAATTGGTTTTAAATGAAGGGAGACGGTTGCTTTGCAAATATTTTGGAACGTGATGCGCTACAATTCCGGATAAACGACCAGTTGGAATGCCTTTCGTTGATGATAATTCCGGACTTCCCTGAAGAAATATCATTTTACCGTTCACCAGTTCGGGATGATTGTTCTCATGAATATAGTTTAACAAGGCGTTTCTGGCGCTGTTAATATGATTGGGCAATGATTCTTTACTAATGGGAAGGTATTTGACGCCGGAGGTGGTTCCCGAACTTTTGCAAAAATAAATGGGCCTGCCCGGCCACAAAACATCTTTTTCGCCACTCTTGACACGTTCAATATATTCCCTTATATCTTCATAACTACGAATCGGAACATGTTTTTTAAATGATTCATAGTCGTGTATCTGGGCGAAATGATGGTCCTTGCCAAACTTTGTTTCTTTACCTTGACTGATCAAATAATTTAAGGTCTTTTTCTGATATTCAATTCCGTTCGAAACCCACTTGTTTGTTTTTCTTACGATGATTCCGGCAAACATTTTAGTCAACCATTGTTTCCCTCTCATGATTACTTATTTATTGATTCTTCGAGAAACTTTAAATAAACTTTAGCCCCCATATATAGCCCTTTTATAGGTATTCTCTCATTTTCTGCGTGAATACACTTTAAATATTCAATATCCAATTCAATTGGAATAATTGAAAATCCCTGAATACCCTTTGATCGAAAAGGGCCAACATCATTATAGTTCGGTAGCATGATCGGTATAGTGGTCACGTTTTCGTAGGATGCAAAAATTGCAGATTCAAGATGGCTATAAAACAGGTTTTCAATGCTTGATGCCATGGTAGGGCCCTTAGCTGCCACAATACCGATGCTAATCTCGTCATTTTTGAGTTTCTTTTGAATGAATTTGATCGTTTTTTTCTGCGGGTATTCAGGAAGCAATCGACAATCCAGGGTAACCGAAACCTTATTGGGTATTTGATTGATTGCCCCGGAATTGCTGTTAATGGAAGTAATTGTTATCGTATTAGTGAATAGTGAAAATATTTCCGGTTTATTTCGAAGCTTCTTTGATAAGATGAACTTGAAGCATCGCGGATGTTTCAACACGAATTTCGTTATACATGACTTTTGCTTACCTATGGCCTTTAATATTTTTATGTTTTCTTTTGTATAAATGAAGGGAGTCTTTTTCTTGGCCAAATTCGACAATGCAATGGTCATTTCTTTAATAGCGTATTGCAACGGCGTCACCGATCCATGTCCTAAAGTGGGAATACTCAGTTCTAAATGCAACCATAATGGTCTTTTTTGCACTACCGAAATTCCAAATATCGGATCATCTGTCTCTGCTTCGATGAGGTCACTCAATTCTGTCGCTCCTTCGCCTATGACAACTACAGGGTTTAAGTCGTGTAGATATTTATTCAGAACATACTCAACTCCTCCATCACACATGGTTTCTTCACATGAAACGGCCAAGAAAGTGACATTGTATTTAGACTCTATTGTATCATATTTGGATTTGTACTCCAATAAGCTGAATAATTGCATGATTGCAGCTCCCTTGTTATCAAATGCGCCTCGTCCCCAGACTTCTGTATCAGAAATATATCCGGAAAAAGGGGGGTGGATCCACAAATTTGAGTCACCCTCATCCACAACATCTATATGATTTAACAGAATGATGTTAGGCAGATTGTTTTCTAATGGCAACAGGGAGGCGCCAAAGTTGTAATTGGCATCTTCGTTACCATATTCATAGATATAAAGTCCGTTTTCACGGCAAACACTTTTCAGCCAGTCTCCGGCATATTGCTCATGACTGCTTAATGATTTATGCTGAATATATAAACTAAGTACTTCGGGTGCCGACAGCATTTTACTGTTTACAGAAATTCTGAAAACCGAATCAGCGAAATTTGCTTCGGCAATTGTTGAATATCCAGTGAAAAATGATAATAAAAATATAAGTTTCAAACGCATTTATCGTAAGTTTAAAAAGTTTATAACTATAAAATTACATTAGACCATAAGGTTTTGCCGCTAAGAACATACCACATAGTAAAATAAATAAAAAGCATTGAACTTACCAAACATCAAAAGCCCAAATACAATAAATAGGCTGTTACGTGTTCGTGAATTATTGTCTGAGATTTAGTAAGTTTCACATTATCAACACATAAGATATTAGATTGGGTTTCAAGTTTCAACCTGCCTGCCAGGCAGGGTTTCAAGTAACAAGATATCAGATCAGGTCTGTGGGATAAGAAATAAATCCCTGCAAACGATGCATTAAACATGATTCAATTAAAAATCATTATTTCGAGTGGTGCCGTTCTTTTAAAACCGCCTCAATATCAAATAATTGAAAGCCTTTTGCTTTTAGCAAAATTAAATAGTGATAAAGTAAGTCGGCAGCTTCGTTTTTAAAGAGATTATCGTCATGGTCCTTTGCTTCGATGATCAATTCAACCGCTTCTTCACCCACCTTTTGTGCGACTTTGTTGATCCCTTTTTTAAACAAACGATTGGTGTACGAATCATCGGCATTGTCGTCAATTCGTTGTTGGATGATTTGTTCGAGCCTATAAATAAATTGTGGATCTTCCTCCTGAAAAAAGCAGGAAGTATTTCCGGTGTGGCAAGTCGGTCCTTCGGGCCGGGCCCTTATTAAAATGGTATCATTATCGCAATCATGCTGCAGGCTTTTAACCCATAAAAAATTACCTGAACTTTCACCTTTTACCCATAAGCGCTGCTTACTGCGACTATAAAAACAAACCTTTCCTTCTTTAATGGTTTTTTGTAAGGCTTCCTCGTTCATATAACCCAGCATCAGTACCTGCAATGTTGCAGCATCCTGAATAATGGCCGGAACCAGTCCGTTGGCTTTTTTGAAATTAATGTTTATGTTGTTTTTCATTTATTAAGTATTTAGTATTAAGATACCAGACTCAAGACACAAGATTTAAATTTTAGAATATTTGGTAACTGAATTTACCCATCTGTTTTAGCTTTTAGCCCTGAACTTTATAACTCATAACTCATAACTCATAACTCATAACTTTTATCTACTGTCTTCTGTCTTCTACATTCTGACTTCTACATTCTTTTCTTTTAAATATTTCTTCAGTTCCGGTATCGGAATTTCCCCAAAATGAAAGATACCTGCAGCTAATCCTGCACTGGCTTTGGTTTGTTCAAACACTGCTTTAAAATGTTCCATTTTCCCTGCTCCTCCCGATGCTATGACCGGAATGTTCACCGCTTCACAAACCCGATTGGTAAGGTCAATCGCGAATCCTTCTCTGCACCCATCGTGATTCATAGAGGTGATCAGGATTTCTCCGGCCCCTCTTTTTTGGGCTTCTTTTGCCCACCAAATGGTTGAATAATTGGTGGGGGTGCGACCACCATCTACATAAACCACATCATCCGTTTTGCAGCGTTTGCTGTCGATGGCAACTACCACACATTGGTTGCCGAATTGACCGGCTATTTCCGTAATCAGTTCAGGTCTTTTTACTGCCGAAGAGTTTATGCTCACTTTGTCGGCACCGGCTTTGATAAGGGCCGACACATCTTCAATCGCATTGATGCCGCCTCCAACCGTAAACGGAACGTTGATTTCAGCAGCAATTCTTTCAACCAATTTTATCAGGGTTTTCCTTTTTTCGATAGTTGCCGTGATATCTAAAAACACCAATTCGTCAACCCCTTGTTTTACATAAGCCTTAGCAAGTTCAACCGGATCTCCGGCATCAATTATATCAATAAAATTTATTCCTTTAACCGTTCGTCCATCGCGTATGTCGAGGCAGGCAATGATGCGTTTTTTTAACATAGTTCAGCGAGTTCTTTCAAATTAATTTTGTTTTCATAAATGGCTTTTCCGATAATTACCCCTTCGCAGCCAATTGCTTTGAGCATTTTAACCTCTTCGATGCTCGAACATCCGCCACTTGCAATCAATTTCAAATTAGTCCGGTTTAGTATTTCCACATAAAGATCAATGGCTGAACCTAGCAACATTCCATCTTTTGAAATGTCGGTACAAATAAGGTATTTAATGCCTTTTTGTTCGTACGAGCGAATGAATTCGATCATGTCAATATCTACGGCATACTTTCTCCAACCGTTGGTCGCAATCTTTCGGTTTAAAACATCCATTCCCAAAATGATTTTATCAGGGTTATATTTTTGCAGGATACTGAAAAATAATTGCGGCTTCTGAACTGCCATGCTCCCTGCTGTAATTTGCTTTGCACCGCAACTGAAAGCCAGTTCAACATCTGAAATTGATTTTATTCCTCCGCCAAAATCCACCCTTAAATTTGTTTTTTTAGTGATGGATTCAAGCACTTTATGGTTAACAATTTGTTTTGATTTGGCTCCATCCAAATCAACCAGGTGAAGATAACTGAAACCGAACCCTTCAAACATTTTTGCCATTTCGAGCGGATCTTCTCCATAAATCTTTTGCGTGTCGTAGTCACCTTTGGTGAGTCTTACACATTTCCCGTTAATAATGTCAATAGCCGGTATAATTCTCATAGCTGTAAAAAGTTTTTAAGGATTTGTTCTCCAACTTCTGCCGATTTTTCGGGATGAAATTGAGTTGCATAAAAATTTCCACTTTTCATGGCGGCACTAAATGGAAGAATGTAGTTGCTTTCTGCAATCGTATTTTCGGAAAGCGTGGCATAATAAGTATGTACAAAATAAACATCATTCTCCAGTTTGATCCCAGTGAAAATTTCGTCTTTTATCCTGGTGAAATTATTCCAGCCCATATGTGGTACTATGTCTTCAGGAGGGAATGCTTTTACATTTGCGTCAAAAATTCCCAAACATTCCGTTTTGCCTTCTTCCGAATATTTACACATCAACTGCAGGCCCAAGCAAATGGCCAATACAGGTTGTTTGAGCGATTTAATGCAAATATCCAGTTTGTGTTCTTTCAGGTATTTCATAGCTGATCCGGCTTCGCCAACACCCGGAAAAATCACCTTGTCGGCTGCCCTGATTTCTTTAATGTCATCCGTTACCTTGCTCTCGTAACCAAGCCGATCAAGTGCATTTTGCACCGAACGGATATTTCCTGCATTGTATTTTATAATTGCGATCATAAGCTTCCTTTTGTGCTTGGGATTTGAAAATTATTGGTTTTTGAACAAGCCATTTTTAAGGTTTTGGCAAAAGCTTTAAAGATGGATTCGATTTTATGGTGCTCGTTTGTTCCTTCCACTTTAATGTTGAGATTGCATTTTGCATTTTGGCAAAACGAACGAAAAAAATGTTCAAACATTTCTGTAGGGACATCCCCGATTTTTTCGCGTTTGAAGTCAGCGTTCCACACAAGCCACGAACGGCCTCCAAAATCGAGGGCAACCTGAGCCAACGAATCATCCATCGGAAGCAGAAACCCATAACGCTCAATTCCTTTTTTCAATCCCAATGCTATATCAAAAGTTTCGCCAAGCGTGATGGCCACATCTTCGATGCTGTGGTGTTCGTCCACCTTCAAATCGCCTTCAACCTTGATGTTTAAATCAAAATTACCATGACGGGCTAATTGATCGAGCATGTGGTCGAAAAATGCCAGGCTCGTATTCATTGACCCTTTTCCGGTTCCATCTAAATTGAGTTCAATTTCGACTCTGGTTTCCATAGTTTGACGGATCACCCTTGCGGTTCGAGGTTTTTGCTTTAACCACTGATAAATTTCCGCCCAGTTTTGAGTAATTAAATCTGCATCGGCATTTGCTTCTGCACTCAAAAAAATCGATTTACAGCCCATGTTTTTTGCCAACTGAACATCCGTTGCCCGGTCGCCAATCACACAGGAATTCGCCAAATCGTAATTCCCTTTTTGGTAGTGGGTAAGCATGGCAGTTCCGGGTTTACGAGTAGGTGCCTGATCTTCGGGAAAGCTTCTGTCGATTAAAATTTCGGCAAATTGAATCCCTTCATTTTCGAATGCCTGAATAATTTTGTTCTGAGCGGGCCAAAAGGTGTTTTCAGGAAATAAACTCGTGCCTAATCCATCCTGATTGCTTACCATCACCAGTTCATATTCCAGCTCATCGGCAATTCGCGCAAGATATTGGAATACGCCCGGGTAAAATTCCAGTTTTTCCAAACTGTCGAGTTGTAAATCAATGGGTGGTTCAATCACCAGGGTCCCATCCCGGTCGATAAAAAGTATTTTCTTCATCATAAAATATTTTTAAGTGCATTGATTAGTTTTTTGTTTTCGGATGGCTTGCCAACACTAAGCCTTAAGCAATTTTCAATTACCTGGTTTCTGTTGCGGATGATGATTTTACGATCGAGAAGTTGTTGGTAAACCTTGTTTGCATCCTTTACCCGAATTAAAATAAAGTTGGCATCAGAAGGGTAAATCTTCTCAATCCCTGCTATATTATTCAGATTAAGGATGAGTTGATTTCTTTCAGCGATCAGGGTGTTTAATTGTAAAATTGTCATCTCTTTATCAGCCAGTTTTTTCAGTATTTGCTTTTGGTTGGGGCTACTGATGTTATAAGGGGGTTTTACCTTATTTAAATACGACACGATTTTTTTATCAGCAAAGGCCATTCCTACGCGTGCTCCGGCCATTCCCCAAGCCTTACTGAAAGTTTGTGTGACGATGAGGTTTGGATACACTGAAAGCTTTTTCATCCAGGAACCTGCATTTGCAAAATCAATATAAGCTTCATCAATAATTACAATTCCCGGGAAGTTTTTAAGAATAAATTCAATGGTTACAGTCTGCATTAAGTTTCCGGTTGGATTGTTTGGCGAGCAAATAAATACGATTTTTAATTCGGTATCATTTAAAAACTGGATCGCATTTTTAAGGTCGATTTGAAAATTTTCGTTAAGGAGAAGCTTGATCATTTCCACCTCGTTGATTGCCGCCGAAACTTCGTACATGCCATAAGTCGGGGTAAAACTGAGTACCTTACTTTTTCCGGGCACACAAAAAATCCGATAACATAAATCGATGATTTCATCACTTCCATTGCCCAGAAAAATCATGCCTTCATCAATTTCTTTTAAAAGGCTGATTTGTTTTTTAAGTTCCTTCTGATAAGGATCAGGGTAACGGTTCAAGGTCCCAAAGGGATTTTCATTGGCATCCAAAAATACCCCTTCTTTGCCGCTAAATTCATCACGTGCGCTTGCATAAGGCTTCAATGCACGGATATTGGGTCGAACTAAGTTTTCTATGTCAAACATTTTTTACGATTTTAATCCTCCTTCGCGTTCGCTGCGGCGAACGAGCAGGGATTGGTTAGTTTTTAGTGTTTTAGTGGAACTATTTGCCTCCAAAGATTTTAATGACTTCAATTGATTCATTCTGATTGTTACTGCGTTTTTGTGTGCCATGAGCTGCTCGGCTTCGGCCATCATTTCGATGGCAGGGCCAATGCGCTCTAATCCTTCTTTACTTATTTCCTGAAAAGTGATTTTTTTCATGAAACTTTCTACTGAAACACCGCTATAATTGCGGGCAAATCCATTGGTAGGCAATGTGTGATTAGTGCCACTGGCATAATCGCCCGCACTTTCACAACTATAATTTCCGATGAAAACGGATCCGGCATTTGAAATTTGGCCGAGGTATTTTTTTGCATTTTTTATGGCAAGGATCAAGTGCTCCGGTGCATATTTATTACTGAGTTCAATGCACTCCTCAATATTGTTGAGTAAAATTGCACGACTGTTTTCGAGTGCCTTTTGAGCGATTGCTTTTCTGGGTAACAGGTTCAATTGTTTTTGAATCTCTTCCAAACTCTTTTTAATAATTTCTTCACTATCAGAAAGCAAAATAACCTGACTATCGGTGCCATGCTCAGCTTGTGAAAGCAAATCGGCAGCAATAAATTCAGGGACCCCACTTTCGTCGGCAATGATGAGTACTTCGCTAGGTCCGGCGGGCATATCGATAGCCAGACCGTATTTAAGTGCTTCCTGTTTGGCGGCAGTTACATATTGATTTCCGGGACCGAATATTTTATCTGCTTTCGGGATGCTTTCTGTTCCGAAAGTCAAAGCTGCAATGGCTTGAATGCCGCCAACTTTAAAAATGGTTTCGATCCCAATTAGTTCGGCAGCATATAAAATAGCCGGATTAATGTTTCCATTTTTATCGGGTGGTGTACACAAAATGATTTCTTTACATCCAGCAATTTTTGCAGGAATACCCAACATTAAAACGGTTGAGAAGAGGGGAGCAGTGCCTCCGGGGACATAAATCCCAACCTTCTCGATCGGACGATCTTCGCGCCAGCAATTCACCCCTTTGCTTGTTTCTATTTTAACAGATTTTTGAATTTGAGCTTTATGAAAGATTTCAATGTTATTTTTGGCAAGTTTCATCGCTTCCTTTAATCTGCCTTCGCGTTCCGCTTCGGCAGACGAGATGGGGTGGCATAATTCCCCAGAGCTTGTTACGGAAGAAAGGGTCCAGGGCTTGCCTTGGGATTTAATGCCATTTATTTCATCACTTAAGCCCGACGAATTTTTGATCCTGTTTTTGTCAATCTTAACCTCTTCGATTTTTACTTTATCGAACAGATAAGTATAGTATTTCAGTGATACATCTCCATTTTTTTTGATGTCGGAAAATACTTCTTTTACCAGTTGATTCAGGTTTTCTGAGTCAATAAATGGACGTTGAATGAGTTTTTCCAGTTCGGTCGAGTCAAATTTATTACCTGTATTGTTTGTGTATTGCATAATGGTTTTTTTAGAGGATCATTTTTTCGATGGGTGAAACAAGTATTCCCTGGGCGCCAAGGTTTTTTAGTTGAGCAATGATGTTCCAGAAATCATCTTCACGAACAACCGAGTGCAAGCTGCTCCAACCTTCTTCGGCGAGCGGAAGGACCGTAGGGCTTTTCATCCCGGGTAATATTTTACAAATGCCCTTGATCGCACTATTGGGGGCATTAAGTAAGATATATTTGTTAGCAGAAGCATCCCGAACTGATTTGATTCTGAATAAAAGCTGATTTAAAATGTTTTCCTTTGCTTCTGTTAAATTTTTGCTTGAGATTATTACGGCCTCACTTTGTAAGATGGTTTCAACTTCCTTGAGTCCGTTGGTCAGGAGTGTGCTTCCGGAACTTACTATGTCGCATATGGCATCGGCCAGACCTATTCCCGGAGCTATTTCCACACTGCCACCAATTTCTTCCACACTGGCGCTTATGTTGTTTTTATTTAAAAAATCGGATAATATTTTCGGATAACTGGTGGCTATTCGCTTATGGTTGAAATATTCTAAATTGAGGTATTGATCTTCTTTTGGAATTGCTAAACTTAGCCTGCAACTGGCAAAGCCTAATTTTTCAATAACTCCGACATTTTTATTTTTTTCGTATACTTCATTTTCTCCAAGGATTCCAATATCGGCAACCCCTTGTTCAACATATTGAGGGATATCATCATCGCGTAAGAACAGGATTTCAATCGGGAAATTGGTAGCGGCAGTTTTTAGCTTGCTGATTCCATTCGGAAGTTTAATGCCACATTCTTTTAAAATGTTTATCGATTTCTCACTTAACCTTCCTGATTTTTGAATGGCAATTTTTAGTTTACTCATTGTTTTTTATTTGTGTTTGAGTAAACCGTTAGGAAATAAAAAAACCCGATTGATTTACTCAAACGGGTTTAGAAATATTTTTAGATTACATATATCAATTCCTCCTCGCCTGAGTGCCAGTATGAAAATGATGATGATGTAATTTATTAAATGTCATTTTGTTTGTTTTTTTGAGAATGCAAATGTAAATATATTTTTAAATGCACAAACTATTTTTTTATAATATGCTAAAAAAATCAAAATCGGTTATTTAACCCTCAACCGGGAGTTGCCTGAAAAATCCTTCCTGAAGTGATAGAAATGTTTCAGTGCTTGTGATTTCAGGTATGGACTGTATTTTTTTAACAATAATTTCCTTTAGATGTTCATTATCCCTTGAATAAATTTTAATTAGCAATGAATATTGTCCGGTTACATGATGGCATTCTACGATTTCTTTAATTTGTTTAATCTTGGCAAATACTTCTTCGTGGGTACTGACGGAAGATAGCTGAACCTGCAGTCCGA includes these proteins:
- a CDS encoding M20/M25/M40 family metallo-hydrolase, with translation MRLKLIFLLSFFTGYSTIAEANFADSVFRISVNSKMLSAPEVLSLYIQHKSLSSHEQYAGDWLKSVCRENGLYIYEYGNEDANYNFGASLLPLENNLPNIILLNHIDVVDEGDSNLWIHPPFSGYISDTEVWGRGAFDNKGAAIMQLFSLLEYKSKYDTIESKYNVTFLAVSCEETMCDGGVEYVLNKYLHDLNPVVVIGEGATELSDLIEAETDDPIFGISVVQKRPLWLHLELSIPTLGHGSVTPLQYAIKEMTIALSNLAKKKTPFIYTKENIKILKAIGKQKSCITKFVLKHPRCFKFILSKKLRNKPEIFSLFTNTITITSINSNSGAINQIPNKVSVTLDCRLLPEYPQKKTIKFIQKKLKNDEISIGIVAAKGPTMASSIENLFYSHLESAIFASYENVTTIPIMLPNYNDVGPFRSKGIQGFSIIPIELDIEYLKCIHAENERIPIKGLYMGAKVYLKFLEESINK
- a CDS encoding GH3 auxin-responsive promoter family protein; amino-acid sequence: MRGKQWLTKMFAGIIVRKTNKWVSNGIEYQKKTLNYLISQGKETKFGKDHHFAQIHDYESFKKHVPIRSYEDIREYIERVKSGEKDVLWPGRPIYFCKSSGTTSGVKYLPISKESLPNHINSARNALLNYIHENNHPELVNGKMIFLQGSPELSSTKGIPTGRLSGIVAHHVPKYLQSNRLPSFKTNCIDDWEEKVDAVVEETIDENMTLIGGIPPWLQMYFMKVLERSGKKTIKEVFPALQLIVFGGVNFNPYKKTFKKLIGPNVDFLEVYPASEGFFAYQNSLKEKDLLLLLNENIFYEFIPAEESMSTFPNRICIENVELNKNYALVVNSNAGFWGYLIGDTIKFTSLNPYKIVVTGRINHFISAFGEHVIAEEVESAIEEMAQIENIQIIEFTVAPQVNPENNELPYHEWFIEFEKASNDLHSLGKKLDLLLRKKNIYYDDLIVGNILQPLKITPVRSSGFKKYMELSGKIGGQNKVVHLCNDRSVADQLDKLKVTLKTSKPD
- the hisB gene encoding bifunctional histidinol-phosphatase/imidazoleglycerol-phosphate dehydratase HisB produces the protein MKKILFIDRDGTLVIEPPIDLQLDSLEKLEFYPGVFQYLARIADELEYELVMVSNQDGLGTSLFPENTFWPAQNKIIQAFENEGIQFAEILIDRSFPEDQAPTRKPGTAMLTHYQKGNYDLANSCVIGDRATDVQLAKNMGCKSIFLSAEANADADLITQNWAEIYQWLKQKPRTARVIRQTMETRVEIELNLDGTGKGSMNTSLAFFDHMLDQLARHGNFDLNIKVEGDLKVDEHHSIEDVAITLGETFDIALGLKKGIERYGFLLPMDDSLAQVALDFGGRSWLVWNADFKREKIGDVPTEMFEHFFRSFCQNAKCNLNIKVEGTNEHHKIESIFKAFAKTLKMACSKTNNFQIPSTKGSL
- the hisF gene encoding imidazole glycerol phosphate synthase subunit HisF, producing the protein MLKKRIIACLDIRDGRTVKGINFIDIIDAGDPVELAKAYVKQGVDELVFLDITATIEKRKTLIKLVERIAAEINVPFTVGGGINAIEDVSALIKAGADKVSINSSAVKRPELITEIAGQFGNQCVVVAIDSKRCKTDDVVYVDGGRTPTNYSTIWWAKEAQKRGAGEILITSMNHDGCREGFAIDLTNRVCEAVNIPVIASGGAGKMEHFKAVFEQTKASAGLAAGIFHFGEIPIPELKKYLKEKNVEVRM
- a CDS encoding bifunctional phosphoribosyl-AMP cyclohydrolase/phosphoribosyl-ATP diphosphatase HisIE, which translates into the protein MKNNININFKKANGLVPAIIQDAATLQVLMLGYMNEEALQKTIKEGKVCFYSRSKQRLWVKGESSGNFLWVKSLQHDCDNDTILIRARPEGPTCHTGNTSCFFQEEDPQFIYRLEQIIQQRIDDNADDSYTNRLFKKGINKVAQKVGEEAVELIIEAKDHDDNLFKNEAADLLYHYLILLKAKGFQLFDIEAVLKERHHSK
- the hisD gene encoding histidinol dehydrogenase → MQYTNNTGNKFDSTELEKLIQRPFIDSENLNQLVKEVFSDIKKNGDVSLKYYTYLFDKVKIEEVKIDKNRIKNSSGLSDEINGIKSQGKPWTLSSVTSSGELCHPISSAEAEREGRLKEAMKLAKNNIEIFHKAQIQKSVKIETSKGVNCWREDRPIEKVGIYVPGGTAPLFSTVLMLGIPAKIAGCKEIILCTPPDKNGNINPAILYAAELIGIETIFKVGGIQAIAALTFGTESIPKADKIFGPGNQYVTAAKQEALKYGLAIDMPAGPSEVLIIADESGVPEFIAADLLSQAEHGTDSQVILLSDSEEIIKKSLEEIQKQLNLLPRKAIAQKALENSRAILLNNIEECIELSNKYAPEHLILAIKNAKKYLGQISNAGSVFIGNYSCESAGDYASGTNHTLPTNGFARNYSGVSVESFMKKITFQEISKEGLERIGPAIEMMAEAEQLMAHKNAVTIRMNQLKSLKSLEANSSTKTLKTNQSLLVRRSEREGGLKS
- a CDS encoding Lrp/AsnC ligand binding domain-containing protein, which produces MDTKFHLDSLDRRILSLLTKNARTPFLEIARACNVSGAAIHQRIQRLQEANVITGSQFNISPKGVGFTTCAFIGLQVQLSSVSTHEEVFAKIKQIKEIVECHHVTGQYSLLIKIYSRDNEHLKEIIVKKIQSIPEITSTETFLSLQEGFFRQLPVEG
- the hisH gene encoding imidazole glycerol phosphate synthase subunit HisH, yielding MIAIIKYNAGNIRSVQNALDRLGYESKVTDDIKEIRAADKVIFPGVGEAGSAMKYLKEHKLDICIKSLKQPVLAICLGLQLMCKYSEEGKTECLGIFDANVKAFPPEDIVPHMGWNNFTRIKDEIFTGIKLENDVYFVHTYYATLSENTIAESNYILPFSAAMKSGNFYATQFHPEKSAEVGEQILKNFLQL
- the hisC gene encoding histidinol-phosphate transaminase, with protein sequence MFDIENLVRPNIRALKPYASARDEFSGKEGVFLDANENPFGTLNRYPDPYQKELKKQISLLKEIDEGMIFLGNGSDEIIDLCYRIFCVPGKSKVLSFTPTYGMYEVSAAINEVEMIKLLLNENFQIDLKNAIQFLNDTELKIVFICSPNNPTGNLMQTVTIEFILKNFPGIVIIDEAYIDFANAGSWMKKLSVYPNLIVTQTFSKAWGMAGARVGMAFADKKIVSYLNKVKPPYNISSPNQKQILKKLADKEMTILQLNTLIAERNQLILNLNNIAGIEKIYPSDANFILIRVKDANKVYQQLLDRKIIIRNRNQVIENCLRLSVGKPSENKKLINALKNIL
- the hisA gene encoding 1-(5-phosphoribosyl)-5-[(5-phosphoribosylamino)methylideneamino]imidazole-4-carboxamide isomerase; amino-acid sequence: MRIIPAIDIINGKCVRLTKGDYDTQKIYGEDPLEMAKMFEGFGFSYLHLVDLDGAKSKQIVNHKVLESITKKTNLRVDFGGGIKSISDVELAFSCGAKQITAGSMAVQKPQLFFSILQKYNPDKIILGMDVLNRKIATNGWRKYAVDIDMIEFIRSYEQKGIKYLICTDISKDGMLLGSAIDLYVEILNRTNLKLIASGGCSSIEEVKMLKAIGCEGVIIGKAIYENKINLKELAELC
- a CDS encoding ATP phosphoribosyltransferase, with translation MSKLKIAIQKSGRLSEKSINILKECGIKLPNGISKLKTAATNFPIEILFLRDDDIPQYVEQGVADIGILGENEVYEKNKNVGVIEKLGFASCRLSLAIPKEDQYLNLEYFNHKRIATSYPKILSDFLNKNNISASVEEIGGSVEIAPGIGLADAICDIVSSGSTLLTNGLKEVETILQSEAVIISSKNLTEAKENILNQLLFRIKSVRDASANKYILLNAPNSAIKGICKILPGMKSPTVLPLAEEGWSSLHSVVREDDFWNIIAQLKNLGAQGILVSPIEKMIL